A genomic window from Massilia sp. METH4 includes:
- a CDS encoding PEP-CTERM sorting domain-containing protein encodes MKLSAIAAALALSLPMAAQADATATAQIGNFRYEVIDLDLNDGVTAALTLEDTGFVLMAGFQQNGIPDPLDYLTEEGSVATNVAHGSSTVSFAGGVANASANHVGTQGQLFGTFGWDSSFTLTANTKLVVYADASVAGTIDDERYGSSNAAVFADYWTTEEVELRDYMISYLGSSDARTLSITFSSGAEAINGEIGYTASAYANVSAVPEPSQVALLTLGLAGLGWRLRRNGQRK; translated from the coding sequence ATGAAACTCTCCGCTATCGCTGCCGCACTCGCCCTTTCCTTGCCCATGGCCGCGCAGGCCGACGCCACGGCCACCGCCCAGATCGGCAATTTCCGCTATGAAGTGATCGATCTCGACCTGAACGACGGCGTGACCGCCGCGCTGACGCTGGAGGACACCGGCTTCGTGCTGATGGCCGGCTTCCAGCAGAACGGCATCCCCGACCCGCTGGACTACCTGACCGAGGAAGGCAGTGTGGCGACGAACGTCGCGCATGGCAGTTCCACCGTCAGCTTTGCCGGCGGCGTCGCCAACGCCAGTGCCAACCACGTCGGCACGCAGGGCCAGCTGTTCGGTACCTTCGGCTGGGACAGTTCCTTCACGCTGACCGCCAACACGAAGCTGGTCGTGTATGCGGACGCGAGCGTCGCCGGCACCATCGACGACGAGCGCTACGGCAGCAGCAACGCCGCCGTATTTGCCGACTACTGGACTACGGAAGAGGTCGAGCTGCGCGACTATATGATCAGCTACCTCGGCAGCAGCGATGCGCGCACCCTGTCCATCACGTTCTCGTCCGGGGCGGAAGCCATCAATGGCGAGATCGGCTATACCGCCTCGGCCTACGCCAACGTCAGCGCGGTGCCGGAACCGTCGCAAGTGGCGTTGCTGACGCTGGGCCTGGCCGGCCTCGGCTGGCGCCTGCGCCGCAACGGGCAGCGCAAGTAA
- a CDS encoding acyltransferase: MDGTNLGTREAGKSEFGLINLLKAVAAQLIVLHHLAFYGPMADHVRPVLPELIDWLGDSARIAVQVFLVIGGFLAAKSLAPAGRPGLANPRGAIWRRYVKLAPPFLAATLLAAVATAWAAAWMTHDSISDPATLAQLCAHAVLLHGVLGYEALSAGAWYVAIDFQLYAALAALLWLGGRIAGGRDLPWLMPALVAVGITFSLLYFNLDSDWDDWAPYFFGSYGLGVMAWWAGERGRGARGVLLLALLGVLPVLAALVLEFRSRVALALAVACALFLFGRLRTRSAGHLWSAVNGLARVSYAIFLVHFPVCLVVNAAFTRYLPAEAAWQGAGMLTAWVASLAAGTVFHRWVEVPLGGVIAGHARSRQGVRSAYVKA, encoded by the coding sequence ATGGACGGAACAAACCTGGGGACGCGTGAAGCGGGCAAATCGGAATTCGGATTGATCAACCTGCTGAAGGCAGTGGCGGCGCAGCTGATCGTGCTGCATCACCTCGCTTTCTATGGGCCGATGGCGGACCATGTCCGCCCCGTGCTGCCGGAGTTGATCGACTGGCTGGGCGACAGCGCCCGCATCGCCGTGCAGGTATTCCTCGTGATCGGCGGCTTCCTGGCCGCGAAATCGCTCGCTCCCGCCGGCCGCCCCGGCCTGGCCAATCCCCGCGGCGCCATCTGGCGGCGCTACGTGAAACTGGCGCCGCCTTTCCTGGCGGCGACGTTGCTCGCTGCGGTGGCCACTGCATGGGCCGCGGCGTGGATGACGCACGACTCGATTTCCGACCCGGCGACCCTGGCGCAGCTGTGTGCCCACGCCGTGCTGCTGCATGGGGTGCTCGGCTACGAGGCGCTATCGGCGGGGGCGTGGTATGTGGCGATCGACTTCCAGCTGTACGCGGCACTGGCCGCGCTCTTGTGGCTGGGCGGGCGCATTGCCGGCGGCCGCGACCTGCCGTGGCTGATGCCGGCGCTCGTCGCGGTCGGCATCACGTTCTCGCTGCTGTATTTCAACCTCGACAGCGACTGGGACGACTGGGCGCCTTACTTCTTCGGCAGCTATGGGCTCGGGGTGATGGCATGGTGGGCGGGCGAGCGCGGCCGGGGCGCGCGCGGCGTCCTGCTGCTTGCGCTGCTGGGCGTGCTGCCCGTGCTGGCGGCGCTGGTGCTCGAGTTCCGCAGCCGGGTGGCGCTGGCGCTTGCCGTGGCATGCGCGCTGTTCCTGTTCGGTCGGCTGCGCACCCGGTCGGCCGGGCATCTCTGGTCGGCCGTGAACGGGCTGGCCCGCGTGTCGTATGCGATCTTCCTGGTGCATTTCCCCGTGTGCCTGGTCGTGAACGCGGCATTTACGCGCTACCTGCCGGCCGAGGCGGCATGGCAGGGCGCGGGCATGTTGACGGCGTGGGTGGCGAGCCTGGCCGCGGGTACCGTGTTCCATCGCTGGGTGGAAGTCCCGCTGGGCGGGGTGATTGCCGGGCATGCGCGCTCCCGGCAGGGCGTGCGTTCCGCCTATGTGAAAGCGTGA
- a CDS encoding TonB-dependent siderophore receptor translates to MSSRLLALSLLTAAPLALAQNPDDTEPAMPQVNVTAERATYNPQHSRGATRTETPLTEVPQSVRVIGNAQLEDLGATRLADTVDYVSGIARLNDFGGTWDNFAIRGFSSTDMGYLVNGFPGSRGYNPPRDTATVERFEFLKGPAGAIYGSSEPGGTINIVTKKPQFTGANVAEVSLGSNGLRRATLDSTGALSDSVAYRLNVMAEEGSSRSSLLHSKRHLVAPALTWVIDSRTTLNLESEFLRANTPLDRGVINVRGVLDTLPRDRVLNEPGDENLHLSSDTHQATLERRLSDDWRLRVGASYKESRFEGEYTEATSLAADNRTLNRQATWRTLPSRDTALQAELEGKFATGGVGHTLLVGAEASRLWMNTEILRSANYPIDIYTPVYGATAPPLTTRTTSTDERQRVKAVFAQDQVSLSDRWKLLAGLRWDEYSQSLENRVAKTFTQREQSAVTPRAGVTFLPNAWSSLYVSAGKSFRGNNGTDIAGRAFDPQRSTSYEAGWKLNTPDGRLGATLAVYDITKTNVLTASDVPGYSVAAGEIKSTGFEADVNGQLDRHWRVTGNFAWDDARVTKDKTLAAGTRLANVPEYSAGLLAIREDRLPGGGRYGVGAGVNYAGERSGNNADTYSLPAYTTFKLVGYWQINGRTRLSVDVHNLANRLYYVSSWGNLYVQPGAERSVVARLKVDL, encoded by the coding sequence ATGTCTTCCCGCCTTCTCGCCCTGAGCCTGCTCACCGCCGCGCCACTGGCCCTGGCCCAGAACCCCGACGATACCGAGCCGGCGATGCCGCAGGTGAACGTTACCGCCGAGCGCGCCACCTACAACCCGCAGCACAGCCGTGGCGCCACCCGCACCGAGACGCCGCTGACCGAAGTGCCGCAATCGGTGCGCGTGATCGGCAACGCGCAGCTCGAAGACCTGGGCGCGACACGCCTGGCCGATACGGTCGACTACGTCAGCGGCATTGCGCGCCTGAACGACTTCGGCGGCACGTGGGACAACTTCGCCATCCGCGGCTTTTCCAGCACGGACATGGGCTACCTCGTCAACGGTTTTCCCGGTTCGCGCGGCTACAATCCGCCGCGCGACACCGCCACCGTCGAGCGCTTCGAATTCCTGAAAGGCCCGGCCGGTGCCATCTATGGCAGCAGCGAACCGGGCGGCACGATCAATATCGTCACGAAGAAACCGCAGTTCACGGGGGCGAACGTGGCGGAGGTGAGCCTCGGCAGCAACGGCCTGCGCCGCGCCACGCTGGACAGCACGGGAGCCCTGAGCGATTCCGTTGCCTACCGGCTGAACGTGATGGCCGAGGAAGGCAGCTCGCGCTCCTCGCTCCTGCACAGCAAGCGCCACCTCGTGGCCCCCGCGCTGACCTGGGTGATCGACAGCCGCACCACGTTGAACCTGGAATCGGAATTCCTGCGCGCCAACACGCCGCTGGACCGGGGCGTGATCAATGTGCGCGGCGTGCTCGATACGCTGCCGCGCGACCGCGTGCTGAACGAGCCGGGCGACGAGAACCTGCACCTTTCCAGCGACACGCACCAGGCCACGCTCGAACGCCGGCTGTCGGACGATTGGCGCCTGCGCGTCGGCGCCAGCTACAAGGAAAGCCGTTTCGAGGGCGAATACACGGAAGCGACCTCGCTGGCCGCCGACAACCGCACGCTGAACCGGCAGGCCACCTGGCGCACGCTGCCCTCGCGGGACACGGCGTTGCAGGCCGAGCTCGAAGGCAAGTTCGCCACGGGCGGCGTGGGCCATACCCTGCTGGTCGGCGCGGAAGCGTCACGCCTGTGGATGAACACGGAAATCCTGCGCTCGGCGAACTACCCGATCGACATCTACACGCCCGTGTACGGCGCGACCGCTCCTCCACTGACCACGCGCACCACCAGCACCGACGAGCGCCAGCGCGTGAAGGCGGTGTTCGCGCAAGACCAGGTCAGCCTGTCGGACCGCTGGAAACTGCTGGCCGGCCTGCGCTGGGACGAGTACAGCCAGTCGCTGGAGAACCGCGTGGCGAAGACGTTCACGCAGCGCGAGCAGAGCGCCGTCACGCCCCGCGCCGGCGTGACGTTCCTGCCGAACGCCTGGAGCTCGCTGTATGTCTCGGCCGGCAAATCCTTCCGCGGCAATAACGGCACCGACATCGCCGGCCGGGCCTTCGACCCGCAGCGCTCGACCTCTTACGAGGCCGGCTGGAAACTGAATACGCCAGACGGCCGGCTGGGCGCCACGCTGGCGGTCTACGACATCACGAAGACCAATGTGCTGACGGCGAGCGACGTTCCCGGCTACTCCGTGGCCGCTGGCGAAATCAAGAGCACGGGCTTCGAGGCCGACGTCAACGGCCAGTTGGACCGCCACTGGCGCGTGACGGGCAATTTCGCCTGGGATGATGCGCGGGTCACGAAGGACAAGACGCTGGCCGCCGGCACGCGCCTGGCCAACGTGCCGGAGTACAGCGCCGGCCTGCTGGCGATCCGCGAAGACCGCCTGCCCGGCGGCGGCCGCTACGGCGTCGGCGCCGGCGTGAATTACGCCGGCGAGCGCTCGGGCAACAACGCAGACACGTATTCGCTGCCTGCCTACACCACGTTCAAGCTGGTCGGCTACTGGCAGATCAACGGCCGCACCCGCCTCTCGGTCGACGTGCACAACCTGGCCAACCGGCTGTACTACGTCTCGTCGTGGGGCAACCTGTACGTGCAGCCCGGCGCGGAGCGCAGCGTGGTGGCGCGGCTGAAGGTGGACCTGTAA
- a CDS encoding BON domain-containing protein: MKKAAFITLALVSAFATAQSTNNAAYKSAHDKAEANYKAAKKQCDALKDNAQDVCEEEAKVARAQAERDAVAQHKNTGNELQRAERKLAEAKFELAQEKCDDLSGDAKDSCQAQARSMKANMAATTAGDGRTAVLVDNGTGAAVAGTGAAVAGSAAAAADRAGDRTAAALDRAGDRTAAATANAREKASDLAQNAKEKTSDLAQTTKEKTSDMAQSAKEKTASATGTAQAAMSDTMITAKVKADMAADKTVKATDVHVETQKGVVMLSGFVPSKAEADRAVELAKGVQGVTDVKSSIQVKK; encoded by the coding sequence ATGAAAAAAGCCGCATTCATCACGCTGGCACTGGTCAGCGCATTTGCCACCGCCCAGTCGACGAACAATGCCGCTTACAAGTCGGCGCACGACAAGGCCGAAGCGAACTACAAGGCAGCCAAGAAGCAGTGCGACGCACTGAAGGATAACGCCCAGGACGTGTGCGAGGAAGAAGCGAAAGTCGCCCGCGCCCAAGCCGAACGCGATGCCGTGGCCCAGCACAAGAACACGGGCAACGAACTGCAGCGCGCCGAGCGCAAGCTGGCCGAAGCCAAGTTCGAACTGGCCCAGGAAAAATGCGACGACCTCTCCGGCGACGCCAAGGATTCCTGCCAGGCCCAGGCCCGCTCCATGAAAGCCAATATGGCCGCGACGACGGCTGGCGACGGCCGCACCGCCGTACTGGTCGATAACGGCACCGGCGCCGCCGTGGCCGGTACTGGCGCCGCCGTGGCCGGCAGCGCCGCCGCTGCCGCCGATCGCGCGGGCGACCGCACCGCCGCCGCGCTGGACCGCGCCGGCGACCGCACCGCCGCCGCTACGGCGAACGCCCGCGAAAAAGCTTCCGACTTGGCCCAGAACGCCAAGGAAAAGACGTCGGACCTGGCCCAGACCACGAAGGAAAAGACTTCCGACATGGCTCAGTCGGCGAAGGAAAAGACCGCCAGCGCCACCGGCACCGCGCAGGCTGCGATGTCCGACACGATGATCACGGCGAAGGTCAAGGCCGACATGGCTGCCGACAAGACCGTGAAGGCCACCGACGTGCACGTGGAAACCCAGAAGGGCGTGGTGATGCTGAGCGGCTTCGTGCCGTCGAAGGCCGAGGCTGACCGCGCCGTGGAACTGGCCAAGGGCGTGCAGGGCGTCACGGACGTGAAGAGCTCCATCCAGGTCAAGAAATAG
- a CDS encoding multidrug efflux SMR transporter produces the protein MNWLYLAIAIVAEVIATSALKASEGFTRAVPSTLVVVGYGVAFYMLSLTLRTIPMGVVYAIWSGAGIVLITLAGYFLFKQRLDLPALAGIGLIVAGVLVMQLFSKTTSH, from the coding sequence ATGAACTGGTTGTACCTGGCGATCGCCATCGTCGCCGAAGTGATCGCGACATCGGCCCTGAAGGCTTCCGAAGGCTTTACGCGCGCGGTGCCGTCCACGCTCGTGGTGGTGGGCTATGGTGTGGCGTTCTACATGCTGTCGCTGACGCTGCGCACGATCCCGATGGGCGTGGTGTATGCGATCTGGTCGGGCGCCGGCATCGTGCTGATCACCCTCGCCGGCTATTTCCTGTTCAAGCAGCGCCTCGACCTGCCGGCGCTCGCGGGCATCGGCCTGATCGTGGCTGGCGTACTGGTCATGCAGCTGTTTTCGAAGACGACGTCGCATTGA
- a CDS encoding PhzF family phenazine biosynthesis protein — MIEQVKRVAAFCAGEAGGNPAGVWTGAVLPPEAVMQTVAAEVGYSETVFAARDGESWRVRYFSPESEVPFCGHATIALGAVLALEHGAGTFPLQTNHARVTVEGKAAGGAISASLVSPPATGAAAPQAIVDEALALFGYTRADLDERIPPALANGGAGHLILPLKTRAALAAMRYELDAGRVLMRREGWATIALVHAESPRRFHARNPFASGGVYEDPATGAAAAALAGYLREIGWPERDIDIVQGEDMGVPCHLHAQALPGRGAAVRVSGLARLIGEDA; from the coding sequence ATGATCGAGCAAGTGAAACGGGTGGCGGCGTTCTGCGCCGGCGAGGCCGGCGGCAACCCAGCCGGCGTGTGGACCGGTGCCGTGCTGCCGCCGGAGGCGGTAATGCAAACGGTGGCCGCCGAAGTCGGCTACTCCGAAACCGTGTTTGCCGCGCGCGATGGCGAGTCCTGGCGCGTGCGCTACTTCTCGCCCGAATCCGAAGTGCCGTTCTGCGGCCACGCCACGATCGCGCTGGGCGCCGTGCTGGCGCTCGAGCACGGCGCCGGCACCTTCCCGCTGCAAACCAATCACGCCCGCGTGACCGTCGAAGGCAAGGCGGCAGGCGGTGCCATCTCCGCAAGCCTCGTGTCGCCGCCCGCGACCGGTGCCGCGGCGCCGCAGGCGATCGTCGACGAAGCGCTGGCCCTGTTCGGCTACACCCGCGCCGACCTCGATGAGCGCATCCCGCCGGCGCTGGCAAACGGCGGGGCCGGCCACCTCATCCTGCCGCTGAAGACCCGTGCTGCGCTGGCCGCGATGCGGTACGAGCTCGATGCGGGCCGCGTCCTGATGCGCCGCGAAGGCTGGGCCACGATCGCGCTGGTGCATGCCGAATCGCCGCGGCGCTTCCACGCCCGCAATCCCTTCGCTTCCGGCGGCGTCTACGAAGATCCCGCGACCGGCGCCGCGGCCGCCGCGCTGGCGGGCTACCTGCGCGAGATCGGATGGCCCGAGCGGGACATCGACATCGTGCAGGGCGAGGACATGGGCGTGCCCTGCCACCTGCACGCGCAGGCGTTGCCCGGGCGGGGTGCAGCGGTGCGCGTTTCGGGCCTGGCGCGGCTGATCGGAGAGGACGCCTGA
- a CDS encoding L-dopachrome tautomerase-related protein → MPSPFRARLVPVLAAISLTLAAAPAFAWNGPVEKGVSLEKVADFGHQVTGVTVAEDGRIFVNFPRWTEDSPVSVAEVKDGAIVPFPNEAWNAWRNARKDELSPGEHWVCVQSVVADRQGNVWVLDPAAPAQGPIVPGGPKLVRVSLASNAVLQNIRFDESVATQGSYLNDVRFSPDGKWAYITDSGVRGAIVLVDLGTGEAKRLLDGDPSTQPKKGLVVTADGKPLRRPDGKGIEFAADGIALSPDGQYLYWQAIKGDTLYRIATRVLAEEGWRGDDIGAKVETVGRNGVADGLLIDRGGRLMYITSPEDDSVKVRNLQLPGSAPRLVIRDPRLRWPDTFSQGPDGSVYVTTSRIQDSAFFKPGAPIALPTSLWRLKNGR, encoded by the coding sequence ATGCCTTCGCCGTTCCGTGCCCGCCTCGTTCCCGTCCTTGCCGCCATCTCGCTGACCCTTGCCGCTGCACCCGCTTTCGCCTGGAACGGGCCGGTCGAAAAGGGCGTCAGTCTTGAAAAGGTGGCCGATTTCGGCCACCAGGTCACCGGCGTCACGGTGGCGGAGGACGGCCGCATCTTCGTCAATTTCCCGCGCTGGACCGAGGATTCGCCCGTCTCGGTGGCTGAGGTGAAGGATGGCGCGATCGTGCCGTTCCCCAATGAGGCATGGAACGCCTGGCGCAACGCCCGCAAGGACGAGCTCTCGCCCGGCGAGCACTGGGTGTGCGTGCAGAGCGTGGTGGCGGACAGGCAGGGCAATGTGTGGGTGCTGGACCCGGCCGCCCCGGCGCAGGGGCCGATCGTGCCGGGCGGCCCGAAGCTCGTGCGCGTGAGCCTGGCGTCGAATGCCGTGCTGCAGAACATCCGCTTCGACGAAAGCGTGGCAACACAGGGCTCCTACCTGAACGACGTACGCTTCTCGCCGGATGGCAAATGGGCCTACATCACCGATTCGGGCGTGCGCGGCGCCATCGTGCTGGTGGACCTGGGCACGGGCGAGGCAAAGCGGCTGCTGGACGGCGACCCCTCCACGCAGCCGAAGAAGGGCCTGGTGGTGACGGCTGACGGCAAGCCGCTGCGCCGGCCCGACGGCAAGGGCATCGAATTCGCCGCCGACGGTATTGCGCTGTCGCCCGATGGCCAGTACCTGTACTGGCAGGCGATCAAGGGCGACACGCTGTACCGCATCGCCACCCGCGTGCTGGCCGAGGAAGGGTGGCGCGGCGACGATATTGGCGCAAAGGTGGAAACCGTGGGCCGCAACGGCGTGGCGGATGGCCTGCTGATCGACCGCGGCGGGCGGCTCATGTACATCACGTCGCCCGAGGACGATTCGGTCAAGGTGCGCAACCTGCAATTGCCCGGCAGCGCGCCGCGGCTGGTGATCCGCGACCCGCGGCTGCGCTGGCCAGACACGTTCAGCCAGGGCCCGGACGGCAGCGTGTACGTGACCACGTCGCGCATCCAGGATTCGGCGTTCTTCAAGCCCGGCGCGCCGATCGCGTTGCCGACGTCGCTGTGGCGGCTGAAGAACGGCAGGTGA